A section of the Saccharopolyspora gregorii genome encodes:
- a CDS encoding SCO3242 family prenyltransferase, giving the protein MRALIALTRAPAALTALGDTAVGAAAAGRPLRGRRALLPVSSVALYWAGMALNDWADRELDAAERPERPIPSGRLGAGAALGIAAVLAGSGAAAAAVVGSAEAGLVAALAAAVVGYDVVFKTGPAGPVAMAACRGLDVLLGAGGARAAWPAAALLAAHTCSVTALSRGEVRGTDPVTAAAAAGTTALVAVAAVGGRCASPLHRIAALAAAAWYAARVGEVQLRACRNPDAPTARAATRAGIHGMVPLQIALTARHDLGTAALLAALPPVVRISGKVVSAT; this is encoded by the coding sequence CTGCGCGCGCTGATCGCGCTGACCCGCGCCCCGGCCGCGCTGACCGCGCTCGGCGACACCGCGGTCGGCGCCGCGGCCGCCGGACGTCCGCTGCGGGGGCGCCGTGCGCTGCTGCCGGTGTCCTCGGTGGCGCTGTACTGGGCGGGCATGGCGCTCAACGACTGGGCCGACCGCGAGCTCGACGCCGCGGAGCGCCCGGAGCGGCCCATCCCGTCCGGACGGCTCGGCGCCGGTGCCGCGCTCGGGATCGCAGCGGTGCTCGCGGGTTCCGGGGCCGCCGCCGCGGCGGTCGTCGGGTCGGCCGAGGCCGGGCTGGTGGCGGCGCTCGCCGCGGCCGTCGTCGGCTACGACGTGGTGTTCAAGACCGGCCCCGCCGGGCCGGTGGCGATGGCCGCCTGCCGCGGGCTCGACGTGCTGCTCGGGGCGGGCGGGGCCCGGGCGGCGTGGCCCGCCGCGGCGCTGCTCGCCGCGCACACCTGCTCGGTCACCGCGCTCTCCCGCGGCGAGGTCCGCGGCACCGACCCGGTCACGGCCGCCGCGGCCGCGGGCACCACCGCCCTGGTGGCGGTCGCCGCGGTGGGCGGGCGCTGCGCCTCCCCGCTGCACCGGATCGCGGCGCTCGCCGCAGCCGCCTGGTACGCGGCGCGGGTCGGCGAGGTGCAGCTGCGCGCCTGCCGGAACCCGGACGCGCCGACCGCGCGCGCGGCGACCCGCGCGGGCATCCACGGCATGGTGCCGCTGCAGATCGCGCTGACCGCCCGGCACGACCTCGGCACGGCGGCGCTGCTGGCGGCGCTCCCGCCGGTGGTCCGGATCTCCGGGAAGGTGGTGTCGGCGACGTGA
- a CDS encoding inositol-3-phosphate synthase codes for MGDHARPGRTGMWLIGARGSVATTAIVGLAALRAGLVPPTGCVTELPAFGSAPLPGWDEIVVGGHDISAADLRKTADGLVAAGVLPAGVVAAVAPQLAEAEAELRPGFDPATRAETGADAAVRLAGDMSAFARRHDLDRVVVVDVASTEPPWPAGARLLTAADLDAVLAADEAVPASVVAARAAVRAGCPYVEFTPSTGISVPALGALARQRGLPYAGADGKTGETLLRTALAPMFAERALAVRSWAGTNLLGGGDGATLADPGTAASKLTAKSRGLHALLGDEVAAPLHIDNVPDLGQTKVAWDHVHAEGFLGSPVTLQLTWSACDSALAAPLVLDLTRLVALGHHAGCSGPLTALGCFFKAPFGAGGDPDRHRFDHQVRELHEWVRSLSGGGAR; via the coding sequence ATGGGGGACCACGCACGGCCGGGTCGCACCGGCATGTGGTTGATCGGCGCGCGCGGTTCGGTGGCGACCACGGCGATCGTCGGACTGGCCGCGCTGCGGGCCGGCCTGGTGCCGCCGACGGGCTGCGTCACCGAGCTGCCCGCGTTCGGCTCGGCGCCGTTGCCGGGCTGGGACGAGATCGTGGTCGGCGGGCACGACATCTCCGCCGCTGATCTGCGCAAGACCGCGGACGGCCTGGTGGCGGCGGGCGTGCTGCCCGCCGGGGTGGTGGCCGCGGTGGCACCGCAGCTGGCCGAGGCGGAAGCGGAGCTGCGACCCGGTTTCGACCCGGCGACCCGCGCCGAGACCGGGGCGGACGCCGCCGTCCGGCTGGCCGGGGACATGTCCGCGTTCGCGCGGCGCCACGACCTGGACCGGGTCGTGGTGGTCGACGTCGCCTCCACCGAACCGCCGTGGCCGGCCGGGGCGCGGCTGCTGACCGCCGCGGACCTGGACGCGGTGCTGGCCGCGGACGAGGCCGTCCCGGCCAGCGTCGTGGCCGCCCGCGCGGCGGTGCGGGCGGGCTGCCCGTACGTGGAGTTCACCCCGTCCACCGGGATCTCGGTCCCCGCGCTGGGCGCCCTGGCGCGGCAGCGCGGCCTGCCCTACGCGGGCGCCGACGGCAAGACCGGCGAGACCTTGCTGCGCACCGCGCTCGCGCCGATGTTCGCCGAACGCGCGCTGGCGGTCCGGTCCTGGGCGGGCACCAACCTGCTCGGCGGGGGTGACGGCGCGACGCTCGCCGACCCGGGCACCGCGGCGAGCAAGCTGACCGCGAAGTCCCGCGGGCTGCACGCCCTGCTCGGCGACGAGGTCGCCGCACCGCTGCACATCGACAACGTGCCGGACCTCGGCCAGACGAAGGTGGCGTGGGACCACGTGCACGCCGAGGGCTTCCTCGGCTCGCCGGTGACGTTGCAGCTGACCTGGTCCGCGTGCGACTCGGCGCTGGCGGCGCCGCTGGTGCTGGACCTGACCCGGCTCGTCGCGCTGGGGCACCACGCCGGGTGCAGCGGGCCGCTGACCGCGCTCGGGTGCTTCTTCAAGGCCCCGTTCGGCGCCGGTGGCGACCCGGATCGGCACCGCTTCGACCACCAGGTCCGCGAGCTGCACGAGTGGGTGCGCTCGCTCAGCGGCGGAGGTGCGCGATGA
- a CDS encoding PQQ-dependent sugar dehydrogenase, whose translation MRSLLVRLPGSVACATFAVVTATALTLPPATAEPPPDTAFDQITLARGETKLGEPMALAVLPDRRVLHTSRDGDVFLTTPDATTTLAAHLPVYNHDEDGLQGVAVDPGFAENRWVYLYYAPPLDTPEGDAPEEGTAADFAPFDGYNSLSRFPLTDDGALDLDAGQEILRVPANRGTCCHAGGEIDFDADGNLYLSTGDDTNPFSSDGYTPIDERPERNPAFDAQRTAGNTNDLRGKVLRIHVEPDGTYTVPDGNLFPPGTERTRPEIYAMGLRNPFRFAVDERTGWIHLGEYGPDAGAADPDRGPGGIVEYDLIREPQNLGWPYCIGDDEPFVDHDFATGESGEPFDCAAPRNESPHNTGLVELPPAQPAWLAYDDDSVPELGAGPESPMGGPVYHFDPDLDEPLKFPAHYDGKAFNYEWDRGWIKEFEVGQDGSLAAIRPFFDSMDLVRPMNVEFGPDGALYVLDYGSSYFGGADDSALYRIEHSPDAKTPRPHLAADVTSAGQAPLTVGFDPAGTADPDGGELSYAWDFTGDGVVDSTEPGPVSFTYDERGAHTAKLAVTDETGKTGYASVQIVVGNTPPQVRVELPPDGGVFAFGEEVPFRVSVTDAEDERIDCSRVAVSYALGHDTHAHPLKEERGCEGVIETPADEGHGLDANVFGVLTADYTDGGAEDLPPVTGSDRVVLQPAEKQAEFFTDAEGVEVVANPDAAGGREVGAVEDGDWISIDPVDLTGVDGIGYRVAAAGDGGVIEVRAGAVDGELLQSVEIAGTGGEHVDVPSSPVLDPGGSGALFFVFRGEGTELFALDAVHFTGDGVSRPVPPDDRSARARGDR comes from the coding sequence ATGAGGAGCCTCCTGGTGCGATTACCCGGATCGGTCGCCTGCGCGACCTTCGCGGTCGTGACCGCGACCGCCCTGACCCTGCCGCCCGCGACCGCCGAGCCACCACCGGACACCGCGTTCGACCAGATCACGCTGGCCCGAGGTGAGACCAAGCTGGGCGAGCCGATGGCGCTGGCGGTGCTGCCCGACCGCCGCGTGCTGCACACCTCCCGCGACGGCGACGTCTTCCTCACCACGCCGGACGCCACCACCACGCTGGCCGCGCACCTGCCGGTCTACAACCACGACGAGGACGGGTTGCAGGGCGTCGCCGTGGACCCCGGCTTCGCCGAGAACCGGTGGGTGTACCTGTACTACGCGCCCCCGCTGGACACCCCGGAGGGCGACGCCCCCGAGGAGGGCACCGCGGCGGACTTCGCGCCGTTCGACGGCTACAACTCGCTGTCCCGGTTCCCGCTCACCGACGACGGCGCGCTCGACCTCGACGCCGGGCAGGAGATCCTGCGCGTCCCGGCGAACCGCGGCACCTGCTGCCACGCCGGTGGCGAGATCGACTTCGACGCCGACGGGAACCTGTACCTGTCCACCGGGGACGACACCAACCCGTTCTCCTCGGACGGCTACACGCCGATCGACGAACGCCCCGAGCGCAACCCGGCGTTCGACGCGCAGCGCACCGCGGGCAACACCAACGACCTGCGCGGCAAGGTCCTGCGCATCCACGTCGAACCGGACGGCACCTACACCGTCCCCGACGGCAACCTGTTCCCGCCCGGAACCGAGCGGACCCGGCCCGAGATCTACGCGATGGGCCTGCGCAACCCGTTCCGGTTCGCCGTGGACGAGCGCACCGGCTGGATCCACCTCGGCGAGTACGGGCCGGACGCGGGCGCCGCCGACCCGGATCGGGGACCCGGCGGCATCGTCGAGTACGACCTGATCCGGGAACCGCAGAACCTGGGCTGGCCGTACTGCATCGGTGACGACGAACCGTTCGTCGACCACGACTTCGCGACCGGCGAGTCCGGCGAGCCGTTCGACTGCGCGGCGCCGCGCAACGAGAGCCCGCACAACACCGGGCTCGTTGAGCTGCCGCCGGCGCAACCCGCGTGGCTCGCCTACGACGACGACTCGGTCCCCGAACTCGGCGCGGGACCGGAATCGCCGATGGGCGGACCGGTGTACCACTTCGACCCGGACCTGGACGAGCCGCTGAAGTTCCCGGCGCACTACGACGGGAAGGCGTTCAACTACGAGTGGGACCGCGGCTGGATCAAGGAGTTCGAGGTCGGGCAGGACGGGTCGCTGGCGGCGATCCGGCCGTTCTTCGACTCGATGGACCTGGTGCGGCCGATGAACGTCGAGTTCGGCCCGGACGGCGCGCTGTACGTGCTCGACTACGGCTCCAGCTACTTCGGCGGGGCGGACGACTCGGCGCTGTACCGCATCGAGCACAGCCCGGACGCGAAGACCCCGCGGCCGCATCTCGCCGCCGACGTCACCTCCGCCGGGCAGGCACCGCTGACGGTCGGCTTCGACCCCGCGGGCACCGCGGATCCCGACGGCGGCGAGCTGAGCTACGCGTGGGACTTCACCGGCGACGGCGTCGTCGACTCGACCGAACCGGGCCCGGTGTCGTTCACCTACGACGAGCGCGGCGCGCACACCGCGAAGCTCGCCGTCACCGATGAGACCGGCAAGACCGGGTACGCCAGCGTGCAGATCGTCGTCGGTAACACGCCGCCGCAGGTGCGGGTGGAACTCCCGCCGGACGGCGGGGTGTTCGCCTTCGGCGAGGAGGTTCCGTTCCGGGTCAGCGTCACCGACGCCGAGGACGAGCGGATCGACTGCTCCCGGGTCGCCGTCAGCTACGCGCTCGGCCACGACACGCACGCGCACCCGCTCAAGGAGGAACGCGGCTGCGAAGGCGTCATCGAGACCCCGGCCGACGAGGGCCACGGGCTGGACGCGAACGTGTTCGGCGTGCTCACCGCCGACTACACCGACGGCGGTGCCGAAGACCTGCCGCCGGTGACCGGCAGCGACCGCGTGGTGCTGCAGCCCGCGGAGAAGCAGGCCGAGTTCTTCACCGACGCCGAGGGCGTCGAGGTCGTGGCGAACCCGGATGCGGCCGGTGGCCGGGAGGTCGGTGCCGTCGAGGACGGCGACTGGATCTCGATCGACCCGGTGGACCTGACCGGTGTCGACGGCATCGGCTACCGCGTCGCGGCGGCCGGGGACGGCGGCGTGATCGAAGTGCGGGCCGGTGCCGTGGACGGGGAACTGCTGCAGTCGGTCGAGATCGCGGGCACCGGTGGTGAGCACGTGGACGTGCCGTCGTCCCCGGTGCTCGACCCGGGCGGTTCCGGCGCGCTGTTCTTCGTGTTCCGCGGCGAGGGCACCGAGCTGTTCGCGCTCGACGCGGTGCACTTCACCGGGGACGGGGTGTCCCGGCCCGTGCCCCCGGACGACCGGTCGGCGCGGGCGCGCGGCGACCGTTGA
- a CDS encoding substrate-binding domain-containing protein has product MSATPRRGFLFGTGALGATALLTGCLANDPPQQQRPAAVAAGGDGAAPGAPVTIGFSAPAADHGWMAAMTTNARAQAEALPDVTFRPTEGSSDVNQQVAQVETLINEQVDVLVILPADGKALTDVARRATRAGIPVVNVDRVFDSADAYRVWIGGDNHGMGVNAAEHIAAELRRRGVTDPVVAEIAGTDSLPLTQERSAGFRDGLARHGIRVSRRVAADFTAESGERQATNLLQAAARLDAVWNHDDDQGIGVLAAVQAAGRDDFFLVGGAGSRNMMDRIKAGDGVVQATVLYNPSMCSSAISLARLLGQARGMGDLAEHEIPRAITTYSAVVTRQNVDQYLDVGFAS; this is encoded by the coding sequence ATGTCCGCAACTCCTCGTCGTGGATTCCTGTTCGGCACCGGCGCACTCGGCGCGACCGCGCTGCTGACCGGGTGCCTCGCCAACGATCCGCCGCAGCAGCAACGACCGGCCGCCGTCGCCGCCGGAGGTGACGGCGCGGCCCCCGGCGCCCCGGTGACCATCGGGTTCTCCGCGCCCGCCGCCGATCACGGCTGGATGGCGGCCATGACCACCAACGCCCGCGCGCAAGCCGAAGCGCTGCCGGACGTCACGTTCCGCCCCACCGAGGGCAGCAGCGACGTCAACCAGCAGGTCGCCCAGGTCGAGACGCTGATCAACGAGCAGGTCGACGTGCTGGTCATCCTGCCCGCCGACGGCAAGGCGCTGACCGACGTGGCTCGCCGCGCCACCCGCGCCGGGATCCCGGTGGTCAACGTGGACCGCGTCTTCGACTCCGCCGACGCCTACCGGGTGTGGATCGGCGGGGACAACCACGGCATGGGCGTCAACGCCGCCGAGCACATCGCCGCCGAGCTGCGGCGCCGCGGCGTCACAGACCCGGTCGTCGCCGAGATCGCGGGCACCGATTCGCTGCCGCTGACCCAGGAGCGCAGCGCCGGGTTCCGCGACGGCCTCGCCCGGCACGGGATCCGGGTATCGCGGCGCGTCGCCGCCGACTTCACCGCCGAATCCGGCGAGCGGCAGGCGACGAACCTGCTGCAGGCCGCGGCGCGGCTGGACGCGGTGTGGAACCACGACGACGACCAGGGCATCGGCGTGCTCGCCGCGGTGCAGGCCGCCGGGCGAGACGACTTCTTCCTGGTCGGCGGCGCCGGCTCGCGCAACATGATGGACCGCATCAAGGCGGGCGACGGCGTGGTGCAGGCGACGGTGCTCTACAACCCGTCGATGTGCTCCTCGGCGATCTCGCTGGCCCGGCTGCTCGGCCAAGCGCGCGGGATGGGCGACCTCGCCGAGCACGAGATCCCCCGCGCGATCACGACCTACTCGGCCGTGGTGACCCGGCAGAACGTCGACCAGTACCTGGACGTCGGGTTCGCCTCGTGA
- a CDS encoding ABC transporter permease, whose protein sequence is MNEQALAASTRPSRLSRWWARADIRLTALVFVLVGLCAVGYATRPDAFLTEGNISTVLRLAAAIGVVSVGMTFVISAGGIDLSVGSMVALCSVWMTTWATQSYGAFAMVGCALLVGTGCGLVNGLLVAYGRVVPFIATLAMMASARGLAERISGRQTQVVDVPAFGAVFQADLLGVPVLIWIFAAVFAGGWTLLNRTTFGRRTLAVGGNAEAARLAGIDVRRHLALVYALAGFCCAIAAIMVVARTTSGASTNGLYYELDAIAAVVIGGTLLAGGRGSMTGTVLGVLIFTTLSNVFTLNNLETDVQNIVKGAIIVLAVLLQARTRRRGTALR, encoded by the coding sequence ATGAACGAGCAGGCTCTCGCCGCCTCGACCCGCCCCTCGCGGCTGAGCCGCTGGTGGGCGCGGGCGGACATCCGGCTGACCGCGCTGGTGTTCGTCCTCGTCGGACTGTGCGCGGTCGGTTACGCGACCCGGCCGGACGCGTTCCTCACCGAGGGCAACATCTCCACCGTGCTGCGGCTGGCCGCCGCCATCGGCGTGGTCAGCGTCGGCATGACCTTCGTGATCTCAGCGGGCGGTATCGACCTGTCCGTCGGCTCGATGGTCGCGTTGTGCAGCGTGTGGATGACCACCTGGGCCACCCAGTCGTACGGGGCGTTCGCGATGGTGGGGTGCGCGCTGCTGGTGGGCACCGGGTGCGGGCTGGTCAACGGGCTGCTCGTCGCCTACGGGCGGGTGGTGCCGTTCATCGCGACGCTGGCGATGATGGCCTCCGCGCGCGGGCTGGCCGAGCGGATCAGCGGCAGGCAGACGCAGGTCGTCGACGTCCCCGCGTTCGGCGCGGTGTTCCAGGCCGACCTGCTGGGCGTCCCGGTGCTGATCTGGATCTTCGCCGCCGTGTTCGCCGGCGGCTGGACGCTGCTCAACCGCACCACGTTCGGGCGGCGCACGCTGGCCGTCGGCGGCAACGCCGAAGCCGCCCGGCTGGCCGGGATCGACGTGCGCAGGCACCTCGCGCTGGTGTACGCGCTCGCCGGGTTCTGCTGCGCCATCGCCGCGATCATGGTGGTGGCGCGCACGACCTCCGGGGCCTCCACCAACGGCCTGTACTACGAACTGGACGCGATCGCCGCCGTCGTCATCGGCGGCACGCTGCTCGCCGGTGGGCGCGGCAGCATGACCGGCACCGTGCTCGGGGTGCTGATCTTCACGACGTTGAGCAACGTGTTCACGCTCAACAACCTCGAAACCGACGTTCAGAACATCGTCAAGGGCGCGATCATCGTGCTCGCCGTGCTGCTGCAGGCCCGCACGCGCCGCCGCGGCACCGCCCTCCGCTGA
- a CDS encoding sugar ABC transporter ATP-binding protein, translated as MTRPRADDVLVMSGIVKVFPGVRALDGVDLRVRPGEVHCLLGQNGAGKSTLIKVLSGAHPADGGTIRWLGAEVAPGSPAGALRRGIAAMYQELDLVPGLSVAENIFLGDERATAGFTRRGRARAEATRLLTRLGHPEIDPDRAVGSLPAAVRQLVSMARALHYEARLIVMDEPTASLSAGEVDNLFRVIGELTADDVAVVYISHRMAEIRRIADRVTVIKDGATVAAGLPVGEVTTGELVALMTGGVPPEVEAAGGSATGRPVLEVRGLGRRGEFADVSLTAHAGEIVGIAGLVGCGRSELLETVFGARAPDSGEVRVDGRRVRPGSVPAAVAAGIGLTPEERKDQALLPRLSLAANTTLAALARFSRFGFVDRAREIAATRQIVDRLQLRPADPHRPIAAFSGGNQQKAVIGRWVLRGCRVLLLDEPTRGVDVGARAELYALVRGLAAEGLAIVVVSSDIPEVLALADRVLVLRDGTAVRTAAAGELTESDVLDLVVEGAR; from the coding sequence ATGACCCGGCCGCGGGCGGACGACGTGCTGGTGATGTCCGGCATCGTCAAGGTGTTCCCGGGCGTGCGCGCCTTGGACGGGGTGGACCTGCGGGTGCGCCCGGGCGAGGTGCACTGCCTGCTCGGGCAGAACGGCGCCGGGAAGTCCACGCTGATCAAGGTGCTCTCCGGCGCGCACCCCGCGGACGGCGGCACGATCCGCTGGCTGGGCGCGGAGGTCGCGCCCGGCTCCCCGGCGGGCGCGCTGCGGCGGGGCATCGCCGCGATGTACCAGGAACTGGACCTGGTGCCGGGGTTGAGCGTCGCCGAGAACATCTTCCTCGGCGACGAGCGGGCCACCGCCGGGTTCACCCGCCGCGGCCGGGCGCGCGCCGAGGCGACGCGGCTGCTGACCCGGCTGGGACATCCGGAGATCGACCCGGACCGCGCGGTCGGGAGCCTGCCCGCGGCGGTGCGGCAGCTGGTGTCGATGGCCAGGGCGTTGCACTACGAGGCGCGGCTGATCGTGATGGACGAGCCCACCGCGTCGCTGTCCGCGGGCGAGGTGGACAACCTGTTCCGCGTCATCGGCGAGCTCACCGCCGACGACGTCGCGGTGGTCTACATCTCCCACCGCATGGCGGAGATCCGCCGCATCGCCGACCGCGTCACGGTCATCAAGGACGGCGCCACGGTCGCCGCCGGGCTCCCGGTGGGGGAGGTGACCACCGGCGAGCTCGTCGCCCTGATGACGGGCGGCGTGCCACCGGAGGTCGAGGCGGCGGGCGGTTCCGCCACCGGGCGCCCGGTGCTGGAGGTGCGCGGGCTCGGGCGCCGCGGCGAGTTCGCGGACGTGAGCCTCACCGCGCACGCGGGCGAGATCGTCGGCATCGCCGGTCTCGTCGGCTGCGGCCGCAGCGAATTGCTGGAGACCGTTTTCGGCGCCAGGGCACCGGATTCCGGGGAAGTGCGAGTGGACGGCCGCCGGGTGCGGCCGGGCTCGGTCCCGGCCGCCGTGGCCGCGGGGATCGGGCTCACCCCGGAGGAGCGCAAGGACCAGGCGCTGCTGCCGCGGCTGTCGCTGGCCGCGAACACCACCCTGGCCGCGCTGGCGCGGTTCAGCCGGTTCGGATTCGTCGACCGCGCCCGGGAGATCGCCGCGACGCGGCAGATCGTCGACCGGCTCCAGCTGCGCCCCGCCGACCCGCACCGGCCGATCGCCGCGTTCTCCGGCGGCAACCAGCAGAAGGCCGTCATCGGCCGGTGGGTGCTGCGCGGCTGCCGCGTGCTGCTGCTGGACGAACCCACCCGCGGCGTCGACGTCGGTGCCCGGGCCGAGCTGTACGCGCTGGTGCGGGGACTCGCCGCGGAAGGCCTCGCGATCGTGGTGGTCTCCAGCGACATCCCGGAGGTGCTGGCGCTGGCCGACCGGGTGCTGGTGCTGCGCGACGGCACCGCGGTGCGCACCGCCGCCGCCGGTGAGCTCACCGAATCCGATGTGCTGGACCTGGTCGTGGAGGGTGCGCGATGA
- a CDS encoding Gfo/Idh/MocA family protein, with product MNALGVALVGHAFMGVVHSQAWRTVGRVFDLPVRPEMVVLCGRRKDAVHHAAARLGWREASDDWKSALVRDDVHVVDICTPGDSHAEIAMSALEAGKHVLCEKPLANSVAEAVAMADAAERARQRGIRSMVGFNYRRVPALSLARTLVAQGRLGRIRHVRAQYLQDWLLDPQAPLTWRLQAERAGSGALGDLGAHLVDLAQFLLDDEITSVCGLVDTFVAERPLGAGTDRTGPVTVDDATMFTARFGGGALGTFEATRYAAGRKNGLRVEVNGSAGSLAFDFESMNELSFYDATEDAATAGFRRILATEADHPYLRAWYPPGHVLGYEHTFTHQLRDFVTAIGERTSPSPDFAAGLRVQRVLDAVQRSAADHSRWTPVGGGR from the coding sequence ATGAACGCACTCGGTGTCGCCCTGGTGGGCCACGCCTTCATGGGAGTGGTCCACTCGCAGGCGTGGCGGACCGTGGGGCGGGTCTTCGACCTCCCGGTCCGGCCGGAGATGGTGGTGCTGTGCGGGCGCCGCAAGGACGCCGTGCACCACGCCGCCGCCCGGCTCGGCTGGCGGGAGGCCAGCGACGACTGGAAATCCGCGCTGGTGCGCGACGACGTGCACGTCGTCGACATCTGCACCCCCGGCGACAGCCACGCCGAGATCGCGATGAGCGCCCTGGAAGCCGGCAAGCACGTGCTGTGCGAGAAGCCGCTGGCGAACTCGGTCGCCGAAGCGGTCGCGATGGCCGACGCCGCGGAACGCGCGCGGCAGCGGGGGATCCGGTCGATGGTCGGGTTCAACTACCGCCGGGTTCCCGCGCTGTCGCTGGCGAGGACGCTGGTCGCGCAGGGCAGGCTGGGCCGGATCCGGCACGTGCGCGCCCAGTACCTGCAGGACTGGCTGCTCGACCCGCAGGCCCCGCTGACCTGGCGGTTGCAGGCCGAACGCGCCGGATCCGGGGCGCTCGGCGACCTGGGCGCGCACCTGGTCGACCTCGCCCAGTTCCTGCTGGACGACGAGATCACCAGCGTTTGCGGCCTGGTCGACACCTTCGTGGCCGAACGGCCGCTGGGCGCGGGCACCGACCGCACCGGCCCGGTGACGGTGGACGACGCGACGATGTTCACCGCCCGCTTCGGCGGCGGCGCGCTCGGCACCTTCGAGGCGACCCGCTACGCCGCGGGGCGCAAGAACGGGTTGCGCGTCGAGGTCAACGGCAGCGCGGGCAGCCTCGCGTTCGACTTCGAGTCGATGAACGAGCTGTCCTTCTACGACGCGACCGAGGACGCGGCCACCGCGGGGTTCCGCCGCATCCTGGCCACCGAGGCCGATCACCCGTACCTGCGCGCCTGGTACCCGCCGGGCCACGTGCTCGGCTACGAGCACACGTTCACCCACCAGCTGCGGGACTTCGTGACCGCCATCGGCGAGCGCACCAGCCCCAGCCCGGACTTCGCCGCCGGGCTGCGGGTGCAGCGGGTGCTCGACGCGGTGCAGCGCAGCGCCGCCGACCACAGCAGGTGGACACCGGTCGGAGGCGGCAGATGA